The stretch of DNA GTTCCAGGATGTGGCCGTGGTAATCGGGAACAGCAGCCGGCGTTTAGGCACGTTGTTGTCTTGTACAACGACTTCTGCTGGATTTTTATAAACCGTTCGGATGGCGTTTATTTGCCAGTCGGCCCGGTCGTTGTTGCGAATGGATTCTTCGATTATGAAAAACGGTTGCCCATTCTGACTGAACGAGCGGATTACTTTTTGCTGCAACTGAAACGTTCGCTCTACAACGTTGCCCGATACAGAGTAGGTTTGCTGCGTTACCCAATAAATCCAGGAATCGCCGACTTGCAGCGGAAAATAAGCTGTGTCGTCGGGCGCGGGCGTAGCTTCGTCAGAACGGCAGCTTTCGCCCAAACCGATTAAGAGCAGTAGGAAAACGAATCCGATAAAGCGATAGAACGAGCGCATAACGGGCCGAAATTACAAATTCTATGGGTGGTATTGCCGGTATTATTCGTTTCGATCAGCAAACCGTGTCGCCTGACCAACTTGTCGCCATGAGCGATATACTGGCACATCGGGGTAATGCGGTGCACCAAACCGTTGACAATGGGGTGTTAATGGCGTTTGGCGGGGGAGTAGACGAGTACCAACCGGCTTCTGTATGGGCCGTGGCCGATGCAACCGTTTTTGAGGAAGGCCCTTTAAATCAGCTACTTACTGATGCATATTTAACGCAAAATTTATCGGCATTCAACGGACTGAACGCTGATTTTGCTGTGGCAATCTACGATGCCCGGCAACGAACGGTTAGCTGCGTTCGCGACCCGCTGGGCGTTAAACCGCTCTACTACACGCATGTGCCGGGTCGATTTTTTGCCTTCGCTTCCGAAATAAAAGCTCTGCTGACGCTGCCCGACGTACCGACTGTTCCGAACGAAGCCAAATTTCGGGAATACCTGACTTGGCCGACCGACTACGTGCCGTACAGTGCTGAAACGTTCTATCGGCACATTTACAGCGTATTGCCCGGCTATGCCATTCGGGTAAATACCCATTCGGTTGAAACGGTTCCGTACTGGACGCCCAATCCCGCCGTATTGGACGGACTGTTGGCCCCCGACGATTACGCAGCACTGTTTCAGGAACGATTTACGACCGCTATCGACCGCCGTATGCGCGGCAGAGAGCGTGTCGGCGCGCATCTGAGTGGCGGGCTTGATTCGTCGTCTGTTAGTTGCGTGGCGCAGCAGTTGCTGCGTAAACAGCAACGACCTGCATTGCATACGTTCAACATCGATACCCGGCAGCCCGAAGCCGACGAACAGAATTACGCGCAAGCCGTGGTTGAGCAGTGGCAAACGCAGCACCAGCGCGTAACGCCCCTGCCCGACGTGCTGGCGTCGGTGCTGGAAATCAACCGGTTGTTCGACCGGCCAGAGCAGTTCATTATTCCCTCGAGCTTTCACCTGAGCGTATCGCAGTCGGCCCGGCAGGTGGGTTGCGACCTGCTGCTAACTGGCCACGACGGCGACAGCGTGATTCCGACCGGATTTGACTACATCGATCAACTGCTCGACGCCAGCGAGTGGGCGCAACTCGAACAGGCTTGTCATCAATTTGTTTCGTTTCATGAACGCGATCTGACAGCCGTTCGGCCCGACTGGTTTACGCTGAACGACCGGGCCAGGTATGAAGCTTATGTGTTGTCGGTATTGGGGGGGGCAGTGAAGAAACGGTTTCGGGTACAATCAGTTTTGGCATTCGGGGTTACGCTGAAGACCTTACAGACGCATTTGCGACTTTCGGCAGGGGCCATTGCTGCTTACGTAGTCAGACGAATACACCGAAAAATAACTCATCAGCGGGTCGTCAACCAATTATTCACCCCTGATTTTCAGCATCGGTTTGCGCCTACCCCGGCATCTACAACCGGCGAACGGTCGGCGGCTTTATCGGCAGAATTTGGCGTACCGATAAGCCAGATTATCAACACAACCAATGTGATTTGTAATGAGCAATTAAACCATATTGGGGCGTATTACGGCCATGAGTACAGTTTCCCTTTTTTCGACCGGAACGTGCTTGAACTGGGGTTGTTTACACCGCTGTCTGTGCATTTCAGCAATGGTCATGGGCGCGGCCTGATTCGTCACGGGCTGCGCCATGTGTTGCCCCCGATTGTAGCTGCCCGAGTGAGCAAGGCTAATTTTATCGGGTATAGCACCCAGGCAGCCCAGCAGTTATACAAC from Spirosoma montaniterrae encodes:
- a CDS encoding asparagine synthetase B family protein; translated protein: MGGIAGIIRFDQQTVSPDQLVAMSDILAHRGNAVHQTVDNGVLMAFGGGVDEYQPASVWAVADATVFEEGPLNQLLTDAYLTQNLSAFNGLNADFAVAIYDARQRTVSCVRDPLGVKPLYYTHVPGRFFAFASEIKALLTLPDVPTVPNEAKFREYLTWPTDYVPYSAETFYRHIYSVLPGYAIRVNTHSVETVPYWTPNPAVLDGLLAPDDYAALFQERFTTAIDRRMRGRERVGAHLSGGLDSSSVSCVAQQLLRKQQRPALHTFNIDTRQPEADEQNYAQAVVEQWQTQHQRVTPLPDVLASVLEINRLFDRPEQFIIPSSFHLSVSQSARQVGCDLLLTGHDGDSVIPTGFDYIDQLLDASEWAQLEQACHQFVSFHERDLTAVRPDWFTLNDRARYEAYVLSVLGGAVKKRFRVQSVLAFGVTLKTLQTHLRLSAGAIAAYVVRRIHRKITHQRVVNQLFTPDFQHRFAPTPASTTGERSAALSAEFGVPISQIINTTNVICNEQLNHIGAYYGHEYSFPFFDRNVLELGLFTPLSVHFSNGHGRGLIRHGLRHVLPPIVAARVSKANFIGYSTQAAQQLYNAAYEQFSAPSHPIWAVIDPGAFAQIKAVVFNDKYPIRRKTRYNWLLSRTIYAALWLNSLR